From one Portunus trituberculatus isolate SZX2019 chromosome 30, ASM1759143v1, whole genome shotgun sequence genomic stretch:
- the LOC123510733 gene encoding uncharacterized protein LOC123510733 isoform X3, protein MPWTACHCHIDRSMLMAVVAVVVVVVMVVAAAGEESANHEVKSLTSPSPPELWQDIKHQCSLGSEVSMGGEGERVVMTVVVVGGLGAGAARRSCHAHGATPFFLNTQEDADILRRTLKDCVKSDKLGSVWVPVRRHTSHKGVTRPAAGSGAPAQGNLEYDWMSAQYNRASDTISLFPFPPRNIRRRGIICERKGNA, encoded by the exons GTCAATgctgatggcggtggtggcggtggtggtggtggtggtgatggtggtggcggcggcgggggaaGAAAGCGCCAACCACGAAGTCAAatctctcacttctccctcccctcctgagTTAtgg CAGGACATCAAGCACCAATGTAGCCTTGGCAGTGAGGTGTCCATGGGCGGCGAGGGTGAGCgtgtggtgatgacggtggtggtggtgggcgggctgggTGCAGGGGCGGCTCGGAGGTCCTGCCACGCCCACGGAGCCACGCCCTTCTTCCTCAACACTCAGGAGGACGCTGATATCCTTCGTAGGACTTTGAAAG ACTGCGTGAAGAGTGACAAGCTGGGCAGTGTGTGGGTGCCCGTTCGCCGCCACACCAGCCACAAGGGAGTGACGCGTCCAGCAGCGGGCTCCGGGGCTCCAGCGCAGGGCAATCTGGAGTATGACTGGATGAGCGCACAGTACAACAGAGCCTCGGACACCATCAGCCTGTTCCCCTTCCCGCCCAGGAACATTCGACGCAGGGGCATTATTtgcgagagaaaaggaaacgcgTAG
- the LOC123510733 gene encoding uncharacterized protein LOC123510733 isoform X1: MSSFGLVYKRWQWEVQGSVVVIVIGRVRLFVYLPGVADPLLPRSSLFIGSLCLSPAPAPAPAPAAAAEMELRLPRSMLMAVVAVVVVVVMVVAAAGEESANHEVKSLTSPSPPELWQDIKHQCSLGSEVSMGGEGERVVMTVVVVGGLGAGAARRSCHAHGATPFFLNTQEDADILRRTLKDCVKSDKLGSVWVPVRRHTSHKGVTRPAAGSGAPAQGNLEYDWMSAQYNRASDTISLFPFPPRNIRRRGIICERKGNA, translated from the exons ATGTCTTCTTTTGGGTTGGTATACAAACGTTGGCAATGGGAGGTTCAGGGCAGTGTCGTGGTGATCGTCATAGGGAGAGTAcgtctgtttgtttacctgcCTGGCGTTGCTGATCCTCTCCTTCCCCGCTCCTCACTCTTCATTGGTAGTCTTTGCTtgtctcctgctcctgctcctgctcctgctcctgctgctgctgctgagatgGAGCTGCGTctaccaag GTCAATgctgatggcggtggtggcggtggtggtggtggtggtgatggtggtggcggcggcgggggaaGAAAGCGCCAACCACGAAGTCAAatctctcacttctccctcccctcctgagTTAtgg CAGGACATCAAGCACCAATGTAGCCTTGGCAGTGAGGTGTCCATGGGCGGCGAGGGTGAGCgtgtggtgatgacggtggtggtggtgggcgggctgggTGCAGGGGCGGCTCGGAGGTCCTGCCACGCCCACGGAGCCACGCCCTTCTTCCTCAACACTCAGGAGGACGCTGATATCCTTCGTAGGACTTTGAAAG ACTGCGTGAAGAGTGACAAGCTGGGCAGTGTGTGGGTGCCCGTTCGCCGCCACACCAGCCACAAGGGAGTGACGCGTCCAGCAGCGGGCTCCGGGGCTCCAGCGCAGGGCAATCTGGAGTATGACTGGATGAGCGCACAGTACAACAGAGCCTCGGACACCATCAGCCTGTTCCCCTTCCCGCCCAGGAACATTCGACGCAGGGGCATTATTtgcgagagaaaaggaaacgcgTAG
- the LOC123510733 gene encoding uncharacterized protein LOC123510733 isoform X2: MSSFGLVYKRWQWEVQGSVVVIVIGRVRLFVYLPGVADPLLPRSSLFIGSLCLSPAPAPAPAPAAAAEMELRLPRSMLMAVVAVVVVVVMVVAAAGEESANHEVKSLTSPSPPELWDIKHQCSLGSEVSMGGEGERVVMTVVVVGGLGAGAARRSCHAHGATPFFLNTQEDADILRRTLKDCVKSDKLGSVWVPVRRHTSHKGVTRPAAGSGAPAQGNLEYDWMSAQYNRASDTISLFPFPPRNIRRRGIICERKGNA; this comes from the exons ATGTCTTCTTTTGGGTTGGTATACAAACGTTGGCAATGGGAGGTTCAGGGCAGTGTCGTGGTGATCGTCATAGGGAGAGTAcgtctgtttgtttacctgcCTGGCGTTGCTGATCCTCTCCTTCCCCGCTCCTCACTCTTCATTGGTAGTCTTTGCTtgtctcctgctcctgctcctgctcctgctcctgctgctgctgctgagatgGAGCTGCGTctaccaag GTCAATgctgatggcggtggtggcggtggtggtggtggtggtgatggtggtggcggcggcgggggaaGAAAGCGCCAACCACGAAGTCAAatctctcacttctccctcccctcctgagTTAtgg GACATCAAGCACCAATGTAGCCTTGGCAGTGAGGTGTCCATGGGCGGCGAGGGTGAGCgtgtggtgatgacggtggtggtggtgggcgggctgggTGCAGGGGCGGCTCGGAGGTCCTGCCACGCCCACGGAGCCACGCCCTTCTTCCTCAACACTCAGGAGGACGCTGATATCCTTCGTAGGACTTTGAAAG ACTGCGTGAAGAGTGACAAGCTGGGCAGTGTGTGGGTGCCCGTTCGCCGCCACACCAGCCACAAGGGAGTGACGCGTCCAGCAGCGGGCTCCGGGGCTCCAGCGCAGGGCAATCTGGAGTATGACTGGATGAGCGCACAGTACAACAGAGCCTCGGACACCATCAGCCTGTTCCCCTTCCCGCCCAGGAACATTCGACGCAGGGGCATTATTtgcgagagaaaaggaaacgcgTAG